GTGTTTACGCGATCACGCCCGGGAGCCTGGTGCAGAAGCTGAGCGCGCCGGACCTGGCGGAGGCCGGCATCCGGGAGCTTTCCCCCTGGGGACTCGAGTACCTGGCCTGGCAGGCGGCCAGGCGCCGGCACGGGTACTACCGAATGGTGGCCGACCGCCCGGGCTTCACGGCGGCTCTTGCCCGGACGGTAGCGTTCCTGCGGGCCCACGGCGTCTCTCCCGAGAAGCTGAAGGCTGCCGCTGAGCACGCCCCGGGGGAGGACAGGCCCCGCCTGTCGGCTCTGTCCGCCCTCTACGAGGACGTCAGCCGCCGGCTGGCTTTTGAGCCCGGGGCCCGGTGGGCCGATCCGGCGGCCCGCTTCGTGAGCGCCATCCGGTGTGCCCGCGCGGGCCAGGCGGCGCAGCGGCTGGGTGCGTCCCACCTGATCCTCTGGGCCGTGGACTTCCTTTTCGACCCCGCCCACCTCTGGCATGCCCTCGTGAACGAACTCCAGGCGCCGGGCTCGGGCCTGACCGTCGAGCACGTCCCGGCGGGGGCGGCCGGTGACGAGGTGGGGCTCCCCCCAGACGTCGAGGTGGTCGCCGCGCCCGACGAGGTCCGGGAGGCCGAACTGGCCGTCCAGCAGCTTCTGCGGGCGGCCGACGGCGGCGTGCCGTTCTACCGAATGGCGGTGGTGGTGCGCCAGGACGAACCCTACCGCCACCTCGTGGCCGACGCCATGCGGCGGGCCGGAATCACCGCCTACGTGCCGGGGGCCGAACGCCTGTCGCAGTCCCCGGCCGCTCGCGCCCTGCTCGGCTGGCTGGAACTGGTGGAAACGGAACTCCCGCGGGCCCCGACCCTGGAGTGGCTGGCGTCGTCGCCTCTCAAGCCCGGGTGGCTCGCCCTGTCCCGGGAGGCGTGGCAGGTGGGTGCCTGGGATCCGCTGTCGGCCCGGGCCGGGATCGCCGGCGGGTTCGACCAGTGGGAAAGCCGCTTGATGGCGGCCGAGGCCCGGTTGCGGGACAGCGCGCACTGGCAAACGTTCGCCGCGGCCGCTCGCCGGCTCGTGGCGGAGGCGAGGGCGTTTCCCCGGGAGGGTTCCTGGAGAGAACTTTCGAGGGCGTGCCGGGCGTGGCTCGGCGCGGCGGTGGAAGAGGGAGAGGAACGGGATCGCGTCGACGGCAGCCTGGAGTCGCTGGAGGCGCTGGACGAGCTCAGGCCGCCGGACGCGCCGGTTTCCCTCGACCTGTTCCGGCAGGCCATCGGCGCTGCCTTCGAACGGGAGGGCCGTTCCTCCGGCCGGTTCGAGCAGGGCGGGCCGGCGCTGTTGAGCGCGCACCAACTTCAAGGTTGCAGCTTTGCGCTCACGGTGGCAGTCGGGCTCACAGACCCGGGCTGGCCGCAGGAGGCCCCCAGGGATCCCCTGCTGAGCGAGGCCGACCTCGAGCGGCTGGGGCTGGGAACGCCCGGCGAGCGCGCCGCCTGGCGGTCGTTGCGGGAACAGCACCTCTTCGGGGCGGCCTGTGCCTCGGCGGAGCGGCGGCTGGTGCTCAGCTGGCCCCGCGCGGAGGCGCTCACCGGCAAGGAGCGCGTCTCGTCCCCTTTCCTGAACGGGCTCTCGGACCGGCTCGCCAAGGCCGCCCGGCCGTCAAGCGCAACCGCGGCAGGTGCGGCCGTCTCCGGTGAGCCCGTGGATCGCGCGGGGTTCGACGTTCAGGTGGCGGCTCGGTGGCCTCGCCACGCCTGGGGGTACCTGCAGGCGCACTACCCGGAGGCGGCGGCCGGCGCCGAGGCCCGGCGTCGCCGTTGGAGCCAAAAGCCCGGCCCCTGGGACGGGCTCGTCGACGCGGCCGTTGCGCCGGGCGGCACGCTGCCTGCGGTTGTGCACGTGTCGCCGACCGGCCTCGAAACCTACGCCCGCTGCCCCCGCCGGTTCTTCTTCAGCCGGCGGCTCCATGTCTCGGACGAGGAAGTGCCCGAGGAGGCCGAAGGGCTGCT
The genomic region above belongs to Bacillota bacterium and contains:
- a CDS encoding PD-(D/E)XK nuclease family protein codes for the protein MDVAVGKRCGTPCLSQAAFLDRLAAWRREHPLEPVVVVGPSWEACLQATRRLAERLAGACCLGVYAITPGSLVQKLSAPDLAEAGIRELSPWGLEYLAWQAARRRHGYYRMVADRPGFTAALARTVAFLRAHGVSPEKLKAAAEHAPGEDRPRLSALSALYEDVSRRLAFEPGARWADPAARFVSAIRCARAGQAAQRLGASHLILWAVDFLFDPAHLWHALVNELQAPGSGLTVEHVPAGAAGDEVGLPPDVEVVAAPDEVREAELAVQQLLRAADGGVPFYRMAVVVRQDEPYRHLVADAMRRAGITAYVPGAERLSQSPAARALLGWLELVETELPRAPTLEWLASSPLKPGWLALSREAWQVGAWDPLSARAGIAGGFDQWESRLMAAEARLRDSAHWQTFAAAARRLVAEARAFPREGSWRELSRACRAWLGAAVEEGEERDRVDGSLESLEALDELRPPDAPVSLDLFRQAIGAAFEREGRSSGRFEQGGPALLSAHQLQGCSFALTVAVGLTDPGWPQEAPRDPLLSEADLERLGLGTPGERAAWRSLREQHLFGAACASAERRLVLSWPRAEALTGKERVSSPFLNGLSDRLAKAARPSSATAAGAAVSGEPVDRAGFDVQVAARWPRHAWGYLQAHYPEAAAGAEARRRRWSQKPGPWDGLVDAAVAPGGTLPAVVHVSPTGLETYARCPRRFFFSRRLHVSDEEVPEEAEGLLGPAKGSVLHRALQIFFERWLHARAVAGSVGRGSTHPPGPPQPAAPGPWRAWLWEALDAAIEENFVAVAALPGVARLQRELVFEALSRFVSAELEAIAAGPWQPRAFEREFDDVKLAPADSPTLHVHGRVDRLDVRLEEAGGTAVGGRVVDYKTRAPRPLPGPDRLERGQSLQLPLYLQAASTLTGLPVERCEAQLVFIGEDGTRSEVVLPGTMWRELEPALLRVVGTLGNGLASGTFMALPDRNVQCSGCAFYPVCGPEARRQAERKRHAAPAQALLAMRAEVR